One window of the Methanocaldococcus vulcanius M7 genome contains the following:
- a CDS encoding TIGR00269 family protein — MKCACGRESVYYQRYANRWLCEDCFKKDVEKRVRKVLGREVIRNNVKIGVGISGGKDSLVMTYILKKFYDSIPNSEIICFFVDEGIKGFRDVAKKYVVEFCKEFDIDLRIISFKEEINYTMDELVEKNYLKHLNIGKPCSFCGVVRRYLLNKYAFLNNCTYLAIGHNLDDFCQTILMNYIEGNVKNIIQFGKDVSSSTNFVKRIKPLKLIPEEEVILYAKLNNLKYQKEPCPYSHLSYRYKIKKIIEMLEEDKPGVRFGILRGYESLLKLIEYREGNLKKCKICGSLCSGELCKVCSWLEILKGL, encoded by the coding sequence ATGAAATGTGCCTGCGGTAGAGAAAGCGTATATTATCAAAGATATGCTAATAGATGGCTTTGTGAGGATTGTTTCAAGAAGGACGTGGAGAAGAGAGTTAGAAAGGTATTAGGAAGAGAAGTAATAAGGAATAATGTAAAAATTGGTGTAGGAATTAGTGGAGGTAAGGACAGCTTAGTTATGACATATATTTTAAAAAAATTTTATGATTCTATTCCAAATTCTGAAATAATTTGTTTTTTTGTTGATGAGGGAATAAAAGGATTTAGAGATGTTGCAAAAAAGTATGTTGTGGAGTTCTGTAAAGAATTTGATATTGATTTAAGAATAATATCTTTTAAAGAGGAGATCAACTACACCATGGATGAGTTGGTGGAAAAAAATTATTTGAAACACTTAAATATCGGGAAACCATGTTCGTTTTGTGGAGTAGTTAGAAGATACTTACTAAACAAGTATGCCTTCCTTAATAATTGCACATATTTGGCAATAGGCCATAATTTAGACGATTTCTGTCAAACGATACTTATGAACTATATTGAAGGTAATGTTAAAAATATCATCCAATTTGGAAAAGATGTTTCATCCTCTACTAACTTTGTGAAAAGAATAAAGCCCCTAAAATTAATTCCAGAAGAGGAAGTCATTTTATATGCAAAATTAAATAATTTAAAGTATCAAAAAGAACCCTGCCCATACTCTCATCTCTCATATAGGTATAAGATAAAAAAGATCATTGAAATGTTAGAAGAAGATAAACCAGGGGTTAGGTTTGGAATACTCAGGGGCTATGAAAGTTTATTAAAGTTGATCGAGTATAGAGAAGGTAATTTAAAAAAGTGTAAAATTTGTGGAAGTTTGTGTAGTGGGGAGTTATGCAAGGTTTGTTCATGGTTGGAGATTTTAAAAGGATTATAA
- a CDS encoding DUF504 domain-containing protein translates to MTLKDILNKILWHPKYKKEEFELVILHRGAKNNKKVIPLENVDIKGSYIVYEDTYIPLHRILMIRKKGRGDVIYSKHEL, encoded by the coding sequence ATGACCCTAAAAGATATTTTAAATAAGATCCTATGGCATCCAAAGTATAAAAAAGAGGAGTTCGAATTGGTTATACTACACAGAGGAGCTAAAAACAATAAAAAGGTTATTCCGCTGGAGAATGTTGATATTAAAGGAAGCTACATAGTTTATGAAGACACCTACATTCCTCTACATAGGATATTGATGATAAGAAAGAAAGGACGTGGAGATGTTATTTATTCAAAACATGAATTATAA
- a CDS encoding aconitase X catalytic domain-containing protein, with protein MHLTREEEKILDGEYGEILRKCMNLLVSLGEIYGAEKLIPITSAQISGVSYKTIGDIGLEFLDDFAKENVKVKVHSTLNPAGMDLDDWKDLGIDEEFASKQLKIIDAFKKMGVEIGCTCTPYLTGNVPKFADHISWAESSAVSFANSVLGAKTNREGAQSALASAIIGKTPYYGYHLDENRKATVIIEIEENILNTELKESIYGAIGYIVGKEVKKGVPYFKNLYRLKPNVDDLKSLGAVMAASGGIALYHAERLTAECNCKKVEIENEEKITLGKEEIKDAYEQLNTTDRKPELICVGCPHCSVREIKYIAELLKKRNYKIKSELWICCSLHIKAIADRMGYTEIIEKAGGKIVKDTCMVVSPIEDLGYDVVATNSGKAAVYLPSFCKSEVVFKDIKDLLMGE; from the coding sequence ATGCATTTAACCAGGGAAGAGGAGAAAATACTCGATGGAGAATATGGGGAAATATTAAGAAAATGTATGAACCTCCTTGTATCTTTAGGGGAGATATATGGAGCTGAGAAGCTAATCCCGATAACTTCTGCTCAAATTTCCGGAGTTTCATATAAAACAATAGGAGACATTGGTTTAGAGTTTTTAGATGACTTTGCAAAAGAAAATGTTAAAGTTAAAGTTCACTCCACACTAAATCCAGCAGGGATGGATTTGGATGATTGGAAAGATCTTGGAATAGATGAAGAATTTGCTTCAAAACAACTAAAAATAATTGATGCATTTAAAAAAATGGGCGTTGAGATAGGTTGCACTTGCACACCTTACTTAACCGGAAACGTTCCAAAATTTGCAGATCATATTAGTTGGGCAGAAAGTTCTGCCGTAAGTTTTGCAAATTCCGTATTGGGTGCTAAAACTAATAGGGAAGGTGCTCAAAGTGCATTAGCATCTGCAATTATTGGGAAAACTCCATATTATGGTTATCACTTAGATGAAAATAGAAAAGCGACAGTTATAATTGAAATAGAAGAAAATATTTTAAACACTGAGTTAAAAGAAAGCATCTATGGAGCCATAGGATACATTGTAGGTAAAGAAGTGAAAAAAGGAGTTCCTTACTTCAAAAATCTGTATAGGCTTAAACCAAACGTTGATGATTTAAAATCACTTGGGGCGGTTATGGCCGCCAGCGGTGGAATCGCCCTCTACCACGCTGAAAGATTAACAGCAGAGTGTAATTGTAAAAAGGTTGAAATCGAAAATGAGGAGAAGATAACATTGGGAAAGGAAGAGATAAAAGATGCATACGAACAGTTAAATACGACAGATAGAAAACCAGAGTTAATATGTGTTGGATGTCCGCATTGTAGTGTCAGAGAGATAAAATATATTGCAGAACTATTGAAAAAAAGAAATTATAAGATAAAATCTGAACTATGGATATGTTGTTCTCTACACATAAAAGCCATTGCTGATCGAATGGGATATACAGAGATCATTGAAAAAGCAGGAGGAAAGATTGTTAAAGATACATGCATGGTTGTTTCTCCAATAGAGGATTTAGGATACGATGTTGTAGCAACGAACTCGGGAAAAGCAGCGGTTTATTTACCAAGTTTCTGTAAGAGTGAAGTTGTATTTAAAGATATTAAAGATTTGTTGATGGGAGAGTAA
- a CDS encoding B12-binding domain-containing radical SAM protein, whose translation MKKFNIKNKTENKDKNKIKNVAILYPNKFKAGISCLAVHILAEHLSKFKEIDTKVFFIENYELIKNFDAVFITLQYENDYFNALNIIKSLKKTNPNAIFVAGGPCIMQNFFPLEKYFDAFIVGEIEGTNVMAELVNRNFNLNGVYSKYTKPKKIKRIYPKKLTIDDYPIYQPTSEESAYGKSFLLEIGRGCPRRCKFCLARAIYYPPRFRKLEDLMYLAEEGIKVNKVNKVALISPSVGDYKYIVELCNFLDEKGVQVSPSSLRADTITEELMKVLKLKTLTIAPEAGSERLREFIKKDISEEDIMNAVDIAKKFNVEKIKLYFMVGLPTETEEDVEEIINLSKKIKNQIKKVEVSINPMIPKPHTDFEMEPFDLSSKQKVKYIEKKLKKENIKVGTENFNAMVCQCVLARGDKIIGDYLGRSKNYSQLLSSLKKDKLLGTYLSNIDPKKAPWKAIEIK comes from the coding sequence ATGAAAAAATTCAATATTAAAAATAAAACTGAAAATAAAGATAAGAATAAAATTAAAAATGTTGCTATACTCTACCCTAATAAATTTAAAGCAGGCATTTCTTGTCTGGCTGTCCACATATTGGCAGAACATTTAAGTAAATTTAAAGAGATAGATACAAAGGTTTTTTTTATAGAAAACTATGAACTGATAAAAAACTTTGATGCAGTGTTTATCACCCTACAATATGAGAATGATTATTTTAATGCCCTAAACATTATAAAATCCTTAAAAAAAACAAATCCAAATGCTATTTTTGTCGCCGGAGGACCATGTATAATGCAGAACTTCTTCCCTCTGGAAAAATATTTTGATGCATTTATTGTTGGAGAGATAGAGGGAACTAACGTAATGGCAGAACTCGTCAATAGAAACTTTAATCTTAATGGAGTTTATTCAAAATACACAAAACCAAAGAAAATTAAACGAATTTACCCAAAAAAATTAACAATAGATGACTACCCAATATATCAACCAACATCTGAAGAAAGTGCCTATGGAAAATCTTTTCTTTTAGAAATTGGAAGAGGATGCCCAAGAAGATGTAAATTTTGCTTAGCGAGAGCAATTTATTATCCTCCAAGATTTAGAAAACTTGAAGATCTAATGTATTTAGCAGAAGAAGGAATAAAAGTTAATAAGGTTAATAAAGTGGCCTTAATATCTCCTTCTGTTGGAGATTATAAATATATCGTTGAGTTATGCAATTTTTTAGATGAGAAAGGGGTTCAAGTTTCTCCATCCTCACTGAGGGCAGATACAATAACAGAAGAACTTATGAAAGTTCTAAAACTAAAAACACTAACCATTGCCCCAGAAGCGGGGAGCGAGCGACTTAGAGAGTTTATAAAAAAGGATATTTCAGAAGAAGATATAATGAATGCAGTAGATATTGCAAAGAAGTTTAATGTTGAAAAGATCAAACTCTATTTCATGGTAGGTTTGCCGACAGAGACAGAAGAGGATGTTGAAGAGATTATAAACCTATCAAAAAAAATAAAAAATCAAATAAAAAAAGTAGAAGTGTCAATAAACCCAATGATCCCAAAACCACACACCGATTTCGAAATGGAGCCATTTGATTTATCCTCTAAGCAGAAGGTAAAATATATTGAAAAAAAATTAAAAAAAGAGAATATAAAAGTGGGAACTGAAAATTTTAATGCAATGGTATGTCAGTGTGTATTAGCCAGAGGAGATAAAATTATTGGGGACTATTTAGGCCGTTCTAAAAACTATTCTCAATTATTAAGTTCTTTAAAAAAAGATAAATTGTTAGGAACTTATTTATCAAATATAGATCCAAAAAAGGCACCGTGGAAGGCAATAGAAATAAAATAA
- a CDS encoding OB-fold nucleic acid binding domain-containing protein produces the protein MTKTYEQFKDLKRKIAEELNISEDELDKLIEKKIEESGGIILKDAALMMIANEKGLLKKEDKSEKFQIKDIKEGQIGVEIVGVVVETSDLKTFTRKDGSVGKYKRIRVADASGAIRITLWDDLAETEVEKGDVIKVERARARKWKNNIELSSTSETKIKKLENHEEELPEIKDKYKIEELIPGTNAVIEGEVISVFPIKEFKKSDGSFGKLKSITVKDDSGTVRITLWDDLAETEVEKGDIVRVEGYVKEGYYGGVECSANNIEILEKGERKDVDEVDIEKLSEYNDGDMVDVKGRVIAISNKKRVNLGGREAEVQDIILQNGTGKVRVSFWGDKTSLLDNIREGDAVKIKNCRIKTYYDREGNKKVDLVATFGTEVIKDKNIEVPEYKLDYCKIGDIYKRNVDWDDINLIARVLEDYGINELEIDGKIRKVRNLMLDDGSGTIRLTLWDDLAEMDIKEGDILEINHAYVKEKGDYIDLVLGKYAKITINPQGVEIKTKRKFIADIEDNETVEVRGAIVKILSEGVFLYLCPHCRRKIEEGENICPNCGEIVPDEIIRLNFVVDDGTGTLICRVYDKKVERMLKMSKEELKNIPFEMIESELLGEEFVFYGNVRKEEEDLIMIVKRVEDVDVDKEIKLLKEMED, from the coding sequence ATGACAAAAACTTATGAACAATTTAAAGATTTAAAAAGAAAAATTGCAGAAGAACTTAATATTTCCGAAGATGAATTAGACAAACTTATTGAAAAAAAAATAGAAGAAAGTGGTGGAATAATACTAAAAGATGCTGCTTTAATGATGATTGCTAATGAAAAAGGATTGCTAAAAAAAGAAGATAAAAGCGAAAAGTTTCAAATTAAAGATATTAAGGAAGGGCAGATCGGAGTTGAGATAGTTGGAGTAGTCGTTGAAACATCAGATCTAAAAACCTTTACGAGAAAGGACGGCAGTGTTGGAAAATATAAACGTATAAGAGTAGCAGATGCTTCAGGAGCTATAAGAATTACGTTGTGGGATGATCTGGCTGAAACAGAAGTAGAAAAAGGAGATGTAATAAAGGTAGAGAGAGCAAGAGCAAGAAAATGGAAAAATAATATCGAACTAAGTTCAACCTCAGAAACAAAAATAAAAAAATTAGAAAATCACGAAGAGGAACTTCCAGAAATAAAGGATAAGTATAAAATAGAAGAATTAATTCCTGGCACAAACGCAGTGATCGAGGGAGAAGTTATCTCAGTTTTTCCAATTAAGGAGTTTAAAAAATCCGACGGAAGTTTTGGAAAGTTAAAATCAATAACAGTTAAGGACGATTCTGGAACTGTAAGAATTACATTGTGGGATGATCTGGCTGAAACAGAAGTAGAAAAAGGGGACATAGTTAGAGTCGAGGGTTATGTAAAAGAGGGATACTACGGAGGAGTTGAATGTTCAGCGAACAATATTGAGATATTGGAAAAAGGAGAAAGAAAAGATGTAGATGAAGTAGATATTGAAAAATTAAGTGAGTATAATGATGGAGATATGGTAGATGTCAAAGGAAGAGTTATAGCAATAAGTAATAAAAAAAGAGTAAACTTAGGTGGAAGAGAGGCGGAAGTTCAAGATATTATTCTACAAAATGGAACAGGTAAAGTTAGAGTATCTTTTTGGGGAGATAAAACTTCATTGTTGGATAATATTCGAGAAGGAGATGCTGTTAAAATAAAAAATTGCAGAATAAAGACATATTACGATAGGGAAGGTAATAAAAAGGTTGATTTAGTGGCAACTTTTGGGACAGAGGTTATTAAAGATAAAAATATTGAAGTCCCAGAGTATAAGTTAGATTATTGCAAAATTGGAGATATATATAAAAGAAACGTGGATTGGGATGATATTAATTTAATAGCGAGAGTTTTAGAAGATTATGGGATAAACGAATTAGAAATTGATGGAAAAATAAGAAAAGTTAGGAATTTAATGCTCGATGATGGAAGTGGGACTATAAGATTAACATTATGGGATGATCTGGCTGAAATGGATATTAAAGAAGGAGATATTTTGGAAATAAATCACGCTTATGTTAAAGAAAAGGGAGATTATATTGATTTAGTGCTTGGAAAATATGCGAAAATAACTATAAATCCTCAAGGAGTTGAAATAAAAACTAAAAGAAAATTTATAGCAGATATTGAAGATAATGAAACAGTAGAAGTTAGGGGGGCAATTGTTAAAATACTCAGTGAAGGTGTATTCCTGTATTTATGCCCACATTGTAGAAGAAAAATTGAAGAAGGGGAAAACATTTGTCCAAACTGCGGAGAGATTGTCCCAGATGAGATAATACGACTAAACTTTGTAGTAGATGATGGAACAGGGACTTTGATCTGTAGAGTTTACGATAAAAAAGTTGAAAGAATGTTGAAGATGAGTAAGGAAGAGTTAAAGAACATCCCATTTGAGATGATAGAAAGTGAACTACTTGGAGAGGAATTTGTTTTCTATGGAAATGTTAGGAAAGAGGAAGAGGATTTAATCATGATCGTAAAAAGAGTAGAGGATGTTGATGTAGATAAGGAAATAAAGTTATTAAAAGAGATGGAGGATTAA
- the cbiB gene encoding adenosylcobinamide-phosphate synthase CbiB, translating into MLNPVVLWISVIFDRIFGEPPECIHPTVWIGNIISLLENTFKSTNCRNKTRDFIFGTLIALITITTVGITSFFIEKLIFLLPTPINYITYGIVLSTAIGYKSLFDFCKRPVNLLKEGNLEKAREAVQHVVSRDTSQLDEEHVLSASIESLSENITDSIIGALFYATLFGMPGAFVYRAINTLDAMMGYKNEKYLWYGKFSARLDDVVNFIPSRLSGILLIVTSPLYGGSVKGAIYGFLREANKVSSPNSGYTMATLANALNITLEKIGVYKIGRGKINIEKSLNAFKAVDMVVLSYLVIYSLMYILYFIIIYFG; encoded by the coding sequence ATGTTAAATCCAGTAGTTTTATGGATAAGTGTGATATTTGATCGAATATTTGGTGAACCTCCGGAGTGTATTCATCCTACGGTATGGATAGGAAATATTATCTCATTATTAGAAAATACATTTAAATCAACCAATTGTAGGAATAAGACAAGGGATTTTATATTTGGAACATTAATTGCTTTAATAACCATAACAACTGTTGGAATTACCTCTTTTTTTATAGAAAAATTAATTTTCTTACTACCTACCCCTATAAATTATATAACTTATGGGATTGTGCTCTCCACAGCAATAGGTTATAAATCACTTTTTGATTTCTGTAAAAGGCCAGTAAACTTGTTAAAGGAAGGAAATTTAGAGAAAGCAAGAGAAGCAGTTCAACACGTTGTAAGTAGGGATACATCGCAGTTAGATGAAGAACACGTCCTCTCCGCTTCAATAGAAAGCTTATCTGAAAACATAACTGATAGTATAATAGGGGCATTATTCTATGCCACACTCTTTGGAATGCCCGGGGCTTTTGTTTATAGGGCAATAAATACATTAGATGCAATGATGGGTTATAAAAATGAAAAGTATTTATGGTATGGAAAGTTCTCAGCAAGATTGGATGATGTGGTAAACTTTATCCCATCGAGATTATCTGGAATTTTACTTATTGTAACATCTCCTCTATATGGAGGCAGTGTGAAAGGAGCTATTTATGGGTTTTTAAGAGAGGCAAATAAAGTTTCCTCTCCGAATTCTGGATATACTATGGCTACATTAGCCAATGCACTTAACATAACCCTTGAAAAGATCGGAGTTTATAAAATCGGCCGTGGGAAGATAAATATTGAAAAATCGCTCAATGCCTTTAAGGCAGTGGATATGGTTGTTCTTTCATATCTTGTAATTTATTCTTTGATGTATATTTTATACTTTATTATTATATATTTTGGTTAA
- a CDS encoding CDC48 family AAA ATPase, which translates to MVKELKVAEAYQGDVGRGIARIDPYTMEELGLKPGDVIEIEGAKGKAYAIVYRGFLEDAGKGIIRIDGYLRQNAGVAIGDKVKVKKVDIKEAKKVVLAPTQPIRFGPGFEDFVKRKIMGQVLSKGSKVTIGVLGTALTFVVVSTTPAGPVRVTEFTHVELKEEPVSEVKETKVPDVTYEDIGGLKEEVKKVREMIELPMRHPELFEKLGIEPPKGVLLVGPPGTGKTLLAKAVANEAGANFYVINGPEIMSKYVGETEENLRKIFEEAEENAPSIIFIDELDAIAPKRDEASGEVERRLVAQLLTLMDGLKGRGQVVVIGATNRPNALDPALRRPGRFDREIVIGVPDREGRKEILQIHTRNMPLAEDVDLDYLADVTHGFVGADLAALCKEAAMRALRRVLPSIDLEAEEIPKEVLDNLKVTMDDFKEALKEVEPSAMREVLVEVPNIKWEDIGGLEDVKQELREAVEWPLKAKEVFEKIGVRPPKGVLLFGPPGTGKTLLAKAVANESGANFISVKGPEIFSKWVGESEKAIREIFRKARQSAPCIIFFDEIDAIAPKRGRDLSSAVTDKVVNQLLTELDGMEEPKDVIVIAATNRPDIIDSALLRPGRLDRVILVPVPDEKARLDILKIHTRSMNLDEDVNLEELAKKTEGYTGADIEALCREAAMLAVREGIGKPWEIEVKLRDLINYLQSISGTFRGAAVELNSIIKATKERETAESGEFSELKNAIGRIISVLAPAKEKIEAVEKEVDNFLEIINKEELKPSEKDEAQKLAKYLKDILNKLKEMIDNIYELENKLNTLKDQVSAEEIDEIIKTTQNILQRFTTSLDELKNILKDIESIRLKVSTKDVKIKKEHFLKALEKIKPSVSKEDMRIYEKLAQEYGRSTSTEKKKEENKEVI; encoded by the coding sequence ATGGTTAAGGAATTAAAAGTTGCCGAAGCATATCAAGGAGATGTAGGAAGAGGAATTGCGAGAATAGACCCATACACAATGGAAGAACTTGGTTTAAAACCAGGAGATGTTATCGAAATTGAAGGGGCTAAGGGAAAGGCCTATGCTATTGTTTATAGGGGCTTCTTAGAAGATGCTGGGAAAGGAATCATAAGGATTGATGGTTATTTAAGACAAAATGCTGGAGTGGCAATAGGAGATAAAGTAAAAGTTAAAAAAGTAGATATAAAAGAAGCAAAGAAAGTTGTATTAGCCCCAACTCAACCAATTAGATTCGGACCTGGATTTGAGGACTTCGTCAAGAGAAAGATAATGGGGCAAGTTTTAAGCAAAGGTTCAAAAGTCACTATTGGGGTCTTAGGAACTGCTTTAACATTTGTAGTTGTTAGCACAACACCAGCAGGCCCTGTTAGAGTAACGGAATTCACACACGTTGAGTTAAAAGAAGAACCAGTTAGCGAAGTTAAAGAAACCAAAGTTCCAGACGTTACCTATGAAGATATTGGTGGTTTGAAAGAGGAGGTTAAGAAAGTTAGAGAAATGATAGAACTACCAATGAGACACCCAGAGTTGTTCGAAAAGTTGGGAATTGAACCACCAAAAGGAGTTTTATTAGTGGGACCACCAGGAACTGGTAAAACATTATTAGCTAAGGCAGTAGCTAACGAAGCAGGAGCAAACTTCTATGTTATAAACGGCCCAGAGATAATGAGTAAATATGTTGGAGAAACAGAAGAAAATCTAAGAAAAATATTTGAAGAGGCAGAAGAGAACGCTCCTTCAATCATATTCATAGACGAACTTGATGCTATCGCTCCAAAGAGAGATGAGGCCTCTGGAGAAGTTGAAAGAAGATTAGTTGCTCAACTCTTAACCTTAATGGATGGATTGAAAGGAAGAGGACAAGTTGTTGTTATTGGTGCAACAAACAGACCAAACGCATTAGACCCTGCATTAAGAAGACCTGGAAGATTTGATAGAGAGATTGTTATCGGAGTGCCAGACAGAGAAGGAAGAAAAGAGATCTTACAAATACACACAAGAAACATGCCATTAGCAGAGGACGTTGACCTCGATTATTTAGCTGATGTAACCCACGGATTCGTTGGGGCTGATTTAGCAGCTTTATGTAAAGAGGCAGCAATGAGAGCTTTAAGAAGGGTCTTACCAAGCATTGACTTAGAGGCAGAAGAAATTCCAAAAGAGGTTTTGGATAACTTAAAAGTTACAATGGATGACTTCAAAGAGGCATTGAAAGAAGTTGAGCCATCAGCAATGAGGGAAGTTTTAGTTGAAGTTCCAAATATCAAATGGGAGGATATTGGTGGCTTAGAAGATGTTAAACAGGAATTAAGAGAGGCAGTCGAATGGCCATTGAAGGCAAAAGAGGTCTTTGAGAAAATTGGTGTAAGACCTCCAAAAGGTGTATTGTTGTTTGGACCACCAGGAACAGGTAAGACGTTATTGGCTAAGGCAGTAGCTAACGAAAGCGGAGCAAACTTCATAAGCGTTAAGGGGCCAGAGATATTTAGTAAGTGGGTAGGGGAAAGTGAGAAGGCAATAAGAGAGATATTCAGAAAGGCAAGACAGTCAGCACCCTGTATAATATTCTTCGATGAGATTGATGCTATTGCTCCAAAGAGAGGAAGAGATTTAAGTTCAGCAGTTACTGATAAAGTTGTCAACCAGCTATTAACTGAATTGGATGGAATGGAGGAACCAAAGGATGTTATAGTTATTGCAGCAACTAACAGACCTGATATAATCGATTCAGCTCTACTAAGACCTGGAAGATTAGATAGAGTTATATTAGTTCCAGTTCCAGACGAGAAAGCAAGATTAGATATATTGAAGATACACACAAGAAGCATGAATTTAGATGAGGATGTTAACTTAGAAGAGTTGGCTAAAAAGACGGAGGGTTATACAGGAGCTGATATTGAAGCGTTATGTAGAGAGGCAGCAATGTTGGCAGTTAGAGAGGGAATAGGAAAACCATGGGAGATCGAAGTAAAACTTAGAGATTTAATTAACTACTTGCAGAGTATTTCAGGAACATTTAGAGGAGCAGCAGTGGAACTTAACAGCATAATAAAAGCTACTAAGGAAAGAGAAACAGCAGAGTCAGGAGAATTCAGCGAATTGAAGAATGCCATAGGAAGAATTATAAGTGTCTTAGCACCTGCTAAGGAGAAGATTGAAGCAGTAGAGAAGGAAGTTGATAACTTCTTAGAGATTATAAACAAGGAAGAGTTAAAGCCATCTGAAAAAGACGAAGCTCAGAAATTGGCTAAATACTTGAAAGATATTCTTAATAAGTTAAAAGAAATGATAGACAACATTTACGAGTTGGAGAACAAGTTAAATACTTTGAAAGATCAAGTATCAGCTGAAGAGATCGATGAGATCATAAAAACAACACAGAATATCCTACAAAGATTCACTACATCCTTAGATGAGCTCAAAAACATATTAAAAGATATTGAAAGTATAAGATTAAAGGTTTCAACAAAAGATGTCAAAATCAAGAAAGAACACTTCTTAAAAGCCCTTGAAAAGATAAAGCCATCTGTAAGTAAAGAAGATATGAGAATCTATGAAAAGTTAGCTCAAGAGTATGGAAGATCTACATCAACAGAAAAGAAAAAAGAGGAGAATAAAGAAGTGATCTAA
- a CDS encoding Clp1/GlmU family protein produces the protein MITKANYPDDIPESRIELLELIKEKLSEKKKERDILKIIILGGLDSGKTTLTAFLSKELLNLGYKVAILDCDVGQKSILPPATISLGILNEKFEELHNIKPYKSYFIGSTTPIQFFGEMIVGIKRLCDLAEELGVEVVIIDTTGLIFGSGFDLKRMKIELINPNIIVGLEKEGELKPLLDLFKNKYKIVKLKVYDYAKSFSREERRKIRLEKWREYFKDSRSYEIKITINLTGSKVFQGKEISEEEKYLMEALFKWKVFYGSKCEGKYTVVKRDLEEIPRKIDKNVLYYLEPEKFEDIIVGLIDERGFCIDIGILKEIDFENKVLKIISPIDEELLKDVKEIRIGRLKIVEDGDEYLLDRDYL, from the coding sequence ATGATTACAAAGGCAAACTATCCAGATGATATTCCAGAAAGTAGGATAGAACTGCTCGAATTAATAAAAGAAAAATTATCAGAAAAGAAAAAAGAAAGGGATATTTTAAAGATAATAATTCTTGGAGGATTAGATAGTGGAAAAACAACATTAACAGCGTTTTTATCAAAAGAACTTTTGAATCTTGGATACAAAGTAGCTATCTTGGATTGTGATGTTGGACAAAAAAGTATTCTTCCTCCAGCAACTATAAGTTTAGGTATTTTAAATGAGAAATTTGAAGAACTTCATAATATTAAACCATATAAAAGTTATTTTATAGGATCTACAACTCCAATCCAATTTTTTGGAGAAATGATTGTTGGTATTAAGCGGTTATGCGATCTTGCAGAGGAACTTGGGGTAGAGGTTGTGATAATAGACACAACTGGTCTGATCTTTGGATCAGGATTTGACTTAAAAAGGATGAAGATAGAACTAATAAATCCTAATATTATAGTAGGATTAGAGAAAGAAGGAGAACTTAAACCTTTATTAGATCTTTTTAAAAATAAATATAAAATTGTCAAATTAAAAGTTTATGATTATGCAAAAAGTTTTAGTAGAGAAGAAAGAAGAAAGATAAGGTTAGAAAAGTGGAGAGAGTATTTTAAAGATTCAAGATCTTACGAGATTAAGATAACCATTAATCTTACAGGATCTAAGGTATTTCAAGGAAAAGAAATATCAGAGGAAGAGAAATATTTAATGGAGGCATTGTTTAAGTGGAAGGTTTTTTATGGAAGTAAGTGTGAAGGTAAATACACAGTAGTGAAGAGGGACTTAGAAGAGATACCTCGAAAAATAGATAAAAATGTTTTATACTACTTAGAGCCAGAAAAATTCGAAGATATAATTGTGGGTTTAATAGATGAGAGGGGATTTTGTATAGACATTGGAATTTTAAAAGAGATCGATTTTGAAAATAAAGTTTTAAAAATTATCTCTCCAATAGATGAAGAACTATTAAAAGATGTTAAAGAAATCAGGATTGGAAGATTGAAAATAGTAGAAGATGGAGATGAATATTTGTTGGATAGAGATTATTTATAA